The Ostrea edulis chromosome 1, xbOstEdul1.1, whole genome shotgun sequence genomic sequence GGagatcttgattttttttttattttcaaagacaaaGCTTGCAATGAAAAATACATGATAAATTTAAATTGACAAGTTTTACCTGTTAAACATTGTGTAAAATGTGGCAACTTCATACACTCTCATCTTGGGCATGCGAAGCATTTCTGCTACCTTGTGCATGGCTGAGATAGGAAGCCATCCTAAAatgataaagaatacaaaaagtCAAGAGATATATTAGAACCATAATTCAATGTAACATGACCAAAATTACTACAGCACTATAAAGATATCATTCCTGGAAGAGTTCTCTCCCCTGAATTCATTTTAGTTTAACTAGACTCTTATCCACATCAAcattacaaattttgaaaatgtcctCTTTTCTATTTCCTGTATTGTTACTAGCTTATAAATAATGTGAAAAATGAAAGTCCTTGCACTAACCACTCAAAAGTTACGTCCAATGTTAGTTTTCAAAAGAAGATCAAATCACAAGGTAAAAATcccaaggtcaaaaattttcgtaccccaaagaaaggtcttggtACATGGAATacacatttgaaaaatgaaagccctatcaccatccattcaaaagttatagccaaggttaaagtttttgcagacaaaacatacaaatgtacaaacCAAAAACTAAATGCCTCTGAATTTATGATTATGAGGGACATAAAAAATGCTTAAGTTAATTCTATGCAGAAGAGGCATGTTCTGACCGTGTTGTCTTTGTGCAATATCAAGAAGTGGAATCACAGCTGCTGCCTCATGGCCTTCTGGGTAATTACCAATGATGACCTCTGCCCTCTGAAATCAAAACATGCACAGTAGTTACATACTTACACAATGACGTGTGGATTTGTTGTCATTGTTCGGGAAATGATGGGTGCCAGCATTGTAAAAGAAGTGATTCATACAAATTTTCTTACAATGCTGTTATTTGTCATTAAAATCAACTGAACTAATTGTAAACATGTGAAAGCATTTCTTGGTCTATAAAATACACATTTacaacaaattttattttgttgtaaaatttgCTTTTATAATAGTTTTGTTTGTAACCTTAACCATAATCATTGATAAGATTAAAACTAcgtttatcaaaataaagatttcgatTCTATTGAATACATAGCATTGtacatctttgctagccaagggtttttgGTCTCCATGGCTGGCGAAGATGGAGCATTgtatagaaataaattttgtaCTGGAAGACAGTAATGTAATTTTCTTCCTTCAGAGCCCCTGAATAgattttctaacacaaatattgataacaaaagtttataaaccttcaTTTATTTCCATTATTGAAATAGCAATCTTATTAAAATAAATCTTGTAAATCCACTCCTCTATGATATGCTTCAATACAATCCTAGAGGAGCGGATTTACAAGTCTAATTTTAATGAGATTGTTGAAATAGACTAgtaaatcataattttacagCAAAAATTTTCAACACCAAAATGGCACCTAACATTGCTTTGAATGTTTATTCTAAGACAATAAATCAACTAATATTCAAACATTCAACAACATTAAATGCATATTCAAACTGCAAACCACTGAAAACTGTGTCTTGCTAAGTCTTTTTAACCATTATTACAATTAGAGGTCTGCTTccatggaaataaatacatacacACTGTAATAAGTAATACCTTCAAATTTTCCTGTGTGAATTCAAAAGGTGTGTTAGGACTATTTTCTGGTGAATCTCTGTGCTGAAATATCAACATGAAGCAAGAATTATTCAAAGTCAATCATTCTATTccagaaaaatcataatttacatgtaattcaaaataaattcactgAATACCCATGGTTGATAAATCTTTGAATCCATTAACAAACTCATGACAAAGAgaaatcagtttttaaatttgcaAATTTGTGGATCAGAAAATAACAATTAATATTAGAAAAATAACAATATTAGAAATCCAAGAACAAACCTTACACTCATaattatttacaaaaagaaaagaaaaaagattatAAATCATTTTGTCATTCCTATGGGCGAAATTCAAGAAAGTATGTGAGATTTGttaaaaataacataaaacacAAGTCTTACAGGGCACATTGCTGTATTAGGATGCATAATATACAGGTCTTATTCAAGGCTCAAAATTAGCAAATGCCCATCAGTCCATGACTGATTAGAATTCTCCAGTCAGTCCAATGGTCAGTTTTTTTAAACTTCTGAGAGACTAAGATCAGCAAATTATATGGAGAAAGTGATAGATTTTTATGATGAGATTAATGAATCACATTGCCAGAAAACACttgactggttgaaattatattaTGTATCAGTCTGGTAGTCTCAAGCCCTATAAGTGCAAATCCCAATTAAATGCAGTTAAGGTACTGCATCAATGAAATGATCCATGCAAAGTAATTGCCTACTCACTTTTTTCTTGTACAgtagaaaaatgaaataaatcgtAGGTACTTATAATCCAACAACAGACTCACAGAGCTGttgatttttattaaatgaaacaaaaaactaCACCCAATATTGAGAGCTTACCACAAATGACTGTGATCCAGATACTGCTGTGGTGCGGTGGAAGGTCCGCACCTGAGCTGACTGTAAAAAATTAGACGTGATCATTTAGTTATCGGAAACATCAACACATCATTGATGTCTTCCACACAATAAGAGAATATCAAATCCGCATGAACATCACTGGATATAATAGAGGGCaaagctctccctataggtaacacatatatacatgtttaaaaggaaaatataggaaaacaatgaaaaattaaaccatacctatggaacttgaaaattttggtactaatggcgtcgattcgaatactatcgcgtggacatgtatttctccattttgaatctcatcTACCCTAGTTcgcgtcgttctgagatgttacataaaattcgtaaaagcatgtaaatcttattttcttaatcatatataatcactccaccattaacgccatgtttgttgttgtggttcaaacgctatgtttgtaaatttcctaaataacgacgctgaatatgacgtcacaatgtactgtttacatcaattgcgttatatttcccgcgttcaatatataggtggatcaaatatccaaaattaggatgctttgatacagctccgtcctcgtgctaacttcgggttgttttcgttctgttttggatatagatactaatgccaaaatttgtttgcttcgccctcaaacacggtcacgccataaaacatattatctTGACATTAGTTGACAAGGTTAGTAAGTGCAAAATTCCAAACTAATTCAAAGAGAGACCCTATTCAATAAACTATTGAACACCTGttgaatacattgtaaaatactgTACTGAACATACTTGGAAGTTACAATTACATAATTTCCAATTCCGTTATAGCTATGTAGCTATAAATAGGTTGTGTTGAGTTTTACTCCCAGATGCTCAAAAACTAACTTTTTGGACAAAATTTCTCAACTGACTATTTTGACATTACAGCAGGTACTGCTGCAGCACAAATTTTGGTGACCTTCAccaatttttcaatttcatttaaattactGATTAAGTATATATATCTCTGTATCCATTAGGACTTTCTCTACAAAAGTAAATGCATTTCTGTTCTCAGGTTTGCACAAATAGGTTATACTTACTGCTGCAGACAAAATTCTTCCACACACAGTTCGAATCATCTCTGCAGCGGATGTTGACTGTGGTATTAACTGCGGTACAGTTATGTAAgcaaaaatcaaagaaattacaaaatttaaccATTTAATTAGTATAATTACAAATCATTGCTAATTTCTtaatatttaaaatacatacaaattttaacaaaatttactAGGCTATTTTAAGATAATGATTATGATAAAATGGTTTTCCGTTTTtatcagaaaaaaaattcaggtATATTTTTTTTGTGCGGGACTATTTCGTCtctatgtaaacaatatggAAGAATGAAGAAACGGTCGTAGAATTTAATTTATCTCAATACGTTACAAAATAGTTCCATTCAATCATGTAAACACGTAAATTTGTCGTTGATTTAAAGATATGGGTTCAAGAATTCGCAGTCGTGGCCATACGGGCCGAGAACGTACACATTTCGACATTCAAGTTCGACTTTTTACAGACGATAAATTTCCTTTGAAGCATGTTTCAGGGGATATGAAAATATCTGAACTAAAACGGTATATGGAATTTGCTGCAGGAATACCTGTTCACATGCAAAAAATCAGTTATCTAGATGCAGGTAATTTTACATATACACATGTGTTAGACCTATATGTGTCTAGTTTTGTAAATGTTTGGCATTTTATTAGTTTTTCCTTCTTCTTGTTGATACGTATGTATACACTATTTACAGGTGAATTATTGCAAAACTCAACAATCCGTAGTAATGACATTGTTCCTGGTGCCACACTGAATCTCGGAGTTTGGCCAATGTGGAGAGAGCTCATTGAGGCAGCCTCTCTCAATGACATTGACTGGGTGAGTGCCATACCCAACAATGAGTCGATGCAATGTCAACAAGCAATATTAATAGATTTAGAAGAACAGCTTTTGGTCTTGTTCTTGTGAAACTTACAACCAAAACAGCTTTAAATTTGTGAACATGAAGGCCCTCCCCTTCTCCTAGCCCCTGCCACACTTCATGAATCTCATGGTGGCATTGGTTGACATCAAGTGAGCCTGAACACTGTGttcataaacaaaattttgtgagAGTGATGCTTGTGAATGTTGTAGATCATGTAAATAAAAGTAGATTTACAGAAATTGATTTATCATCAGCATTCTTTGTTGGTAATATATACAGATAAGCTATGAGTTAATATTATGATGTTTTCTCATATCACTATTGCAGGTTTTTAGTCTTGGTGTAACCAATCCTACATCTTATAAAACTCCACAGAGTGACTATATGACGAGGAAAGCTAAGAAAGCTTGGCTGGAGGAGAGGGCATTTCTAGCTCTTTACATCGCTGCTCACCGCGGTCATGAAAAACTAGTCAAACGACTGATAGAAGCAGGTAGCATCTGAATTTCATAATTGTAttgattttttgtgattttttttaacaatatcaaaatgtttcaattttgtttacTAATGGTAACAATTTGATTTGATTAAAATCTTCTCTGCTCACATTTTTACTGCAACtgcataacatacatgtaaatgagatTCCTAAAATAATTTCAGCAATTCATGATTaaaaatacttttcaaatttttactCTACTGAATTTATtagcaaaataattttcataccagtaatacaattttgaaagaaaatattcacttTTAACAGGAACCGATTTGAATGCTTGTACTCCATGTGATTCACTTTTAACAGGAACCGATTTGAATGCTTGTACTCCATGTGGACGTACAGCCCTTCACGTGGCAGCTTCACAGGGGCGTGGCAATATCGTGGATATTCTGTTAGAGAAAGGTTAGTAAGCATTTGTTCCCTTCACAGGGGCGTGGCAATATCGTGGATATTCTGTTAGAGAAAGGTTAGTAAGCATTTGTTCCCTTCACAGGGGCGTGGCAATATCGTGGATATTCTGTTAGAGAAAGGTTAGTAAGCATTTGTTCCCTTCACAGGGGCGTGGCAATATCGTGGATATTCTGTTAGAGAAAGGTTAGTAAGCATTTGTTCCCTTCACAGGGGCGTGGCAATATTGTAGATATTTTGTTAGAGAAAGGTTAGTAAGGCTTAATTTGTTCCCTTCACAGGGTGTGGTAATATCATGGATATTCTGTTAGAAaaaggttatatatatatagtaaggCATTGGTTCCCTTCACAGGGGCATGGCAATATTGTGGATATTCTGTTAGACAAAGGTTAGTAAGGCTTTGTTCCCTTCACAGGGTCATCATGGCAATATCGTTGATATTCTGTTAGTGAAAAGTTAGTAAAGCTTTGTTCCCTTCAGAGGGGCGTGGCAATATTGTGGATATTCTGTTAGTGAAAAGTTAGTAAGGCTTTGTTCCCTTCAGAGGGGCGTGGCAATATCGTGGATATTCTGTTAGTGAAAAGTTAGTAAGGCTTTGTTCCCTTTCCCTTCAGAGGGGCGTGGCAATATCATGGATATTCTGTTAGAGAAAGGTTAGTAAGGCTTTGTTCCCTTCACAAGGGCATGGCAATATTGTGGATATTCTTTTAGAAAAAGTTTGATAACTAGGCTTTAATTCCCATCTAAAGTATGTGGCAATATTGagattattttgttaaaaaaaaaaagattctgtTTCCAGAAACACAGTGCAATAAAGATGTAGCAACTTAAGACCATTATGAACACAttattctgaaaaaaattaattcatacatgtattgacCTTTTAATTTCATGTGCATCTGTATGTTGTTTAAAATAAGCTGAAAGGTATATAGCTGATTTTATCAGGGCAAATAAACTTAAATTTACAATGAGCACCAATTAAAAGGAAATTACAAGAAATCTGATTTTGAATATCTGATCAATTATGAATGATATGATTAAGGGAACATAATGTTTGCAATATATGATTTATGCTTTTCTGAGTTTTGGTTTTCAAGCAAAGTTTTTGATACCAGGTGCTGACATTGATGCAGAAGATGAGGACAGCGCTACAGCATTGTCCATAGCAGCAAAGTTTAATCATAAAAGCTGTGAGCGACATTTATTCCTCTTCCGCTGGCAAGAGCGAGCCAAGCGAACAAAACCAAGCGAGGAGCCAGACCGCATGGCACATCAGTTTTTTGACTCTGCCTTCCCAGTTTGGATGAAGGGAAATAAGTTACAGCTCTACATGACTAATATTCTCCCCCCAGGAGAGTTTGAAGGCACTAGATTAAATTCTCCTAAAAAGAAAGTTCGAAATCGAGGATTTACAGAGGAAGAAATTAAAACACTTGAGAGACAAAGAACAGAGgagagttttgagattgatgcTGATGGTTTTGATGAAGATGGTATGTTTTATGGCCGATAGTTATCTTAATTTTAAAGTTACTGAGAAATGTTGAGTTTTATGAATAAGAATAAGTGTTTTTCtgtttgataaacattttattaccAGATAATTTGTTAATGTGAAATTTAGACTTCAAGGCATagtaaatttcatttgatatacataattAACTTTACAATGAGTACATGCATATTTCACTGTGTTGATATTTACAGCTAACTATGAATTTCACATTAACATATTACAATGAATGCTTCTCATTTCACTGTCAATTTTTATAGGTAACTGTATTGATGTTTACAGGTAACTACAAACTTCCTGTGATAAGAGAAGAAAGACAAAAAACCAAATCAAGGTGGGAATTTAACagagttttgtttttaaacttatatggtaataaaatatgaaaaatcaaaatataagtTAGTGTAAATTtattagaaatgaaagaaaCACAAGAGAAAAAGTTATTTAACAAAGAGAATCATTGAATTCCTAACTCACAGAATTTCTTCGGTAGCAGTCTGCAGCTGGGTTTGATCACCAGACCTGGCCAGAtaactcagttggtagagcacctgactagagattcgttttctcccttcctgttacacttcCATTTTAATGTTTTGTCATCATGTTTACTAAAATATActgtaattgaattaattagaATGgaatcctttgatccgctcactaATGCTAATAAGTGGTGGGATAAAATGATTGAATTGATCTAATTTTATGCTTAGATATTGAATTGTAATTTAAGAACAATATAGGAAATTCCCTGTATCATTGTAGTTTGAAATCAAGTGTGTCATATGATGATTggttaaagaagaaaaaagctgTAGAACAGCGGGCCATTGATATCAAACGAGCGGCGGAGGAGAAAATACGACAAGAAGAGGAGGAACGGTATGTACCCACTCAATATGTCGCCCTGATTAGGGCTGTACGACAAAGCAGTCTTTTTAGGCACATAATTTGATATAagagaaaaattaatttctgtGAAAAAGAATTGGTTATTTTAATTTCCCTCTGTTGCAAGTAACATTGGAATGGGTTTACTAACCTGAGAACTTCTACCCGAAATTTGTGATCACtgtttaaatgtttaattttcatAACACAGCAATGACTTAAAGTATAGATTTACAATGGTTCTCTGTTCCATTCAGAAGTCAATTTCTAATATGATCCAGAATAAAAAAGGAAACATAtagcatattcaatgcaaaaattgtaacactaatttttcaaaatgaagcCCTGCTCCAGAGTTAGGATGTATGATATTGAAAGTTTGGGGTTGGGATGTTTAAACTACATTGTCTTATGTGGTAACCTTGCATGCATTAACTCCTTTACATTAAATTTCTGAATGCAGAAGAAATGAAGAGTGAGTAGAATCACTGCTTTGTACTGCTAATATCCCGTGTTTTCTGTTCGTCATCGTCCTTCATCTGTAGTGTGTGCAGTATCAATAGTACAAGTAGTTTATTTTCAGCTAGAAAAACCTTTTCTGAATTTaagctgttttttttttaaaaattgggtTATTCTACttcatatatatctttaaattttcTAAGTGAAAACTATTCTTCATTAGTGTGAGTTATATAACGTGTGTTCTGTCGTATGTGCTGTGGTACTGTTGTAATATCTGTAATTAGCAGCTTTTCTCTGTTTAGAGTGCAAGAAAATCCAGTTTCCTCCATTTTTATTCTATATACACTATATTGAGTGATTCATTCCCAGTGTCAATAAATCGGCAGATTTTCTTATTTCCACAATATTGAGTGATTCATTCCCAGTGTCAATAAATCGGCAGATTTTCTTATTTCCAGATAccgtaaaacacgcttataatggaCAAGCttatataacaaattcacgcttattgCAGAATGACAGCAAAACCTGGAGGTTCACAAtgactgtgttttactgtgccTATTTTCTTTCCTTTCATTTGAATATAATGTAGCTAATCAATCAGTGTACAAATGTTCATGTACATACTACATACATCTAGATACAATAAAGAACGAAGTTATTTAACATCAAGATGAAAGTATTTTCATTTTCCCCATAGATTATaaaatcccccctccccctccgagattttgaaatgaacgtgtttattttcatcaacccaacccccccccccccaaccccaaccccccccagATTTTGATATGAACGtgattattttaataaattttccccaagatattttgaaatgaacaagtttattttcacacacacacacaccctttgatattttaagatgaataaattctctctctatatagatacaataatgaagaaaatatCATCATGCAGTGTTAaagtattttaatttttctgtagaGCTACAGTAGATTCTAAAATAAACAAGCTCTCTGACATCACCattttgctgttgttgttttattgtcaGCTTATAATCATTGATACAGTGTAAGTTTTGAATGCATGTAAACTTGAACacaattgatttaatattttattctaaAGCAATGACGATGTGTTGgagattttttaatgaattaagaACACTGACTAACTGTTACAGTTACTGAAGATATCATAAATCACATCAatttttttgtaatatatatcaAACAACATTCTTTCATAGCTGTCAAATTAAACCATGAAGGACTGTTCTTCTGGAACTGCATATGTttaattaacacacacacagtaaACCGTAATTGTTAAACGCGTTTATACGGCATCATTTCTGATGCAAGTTTTTACTCTACtgtaaatgaattcaatttgggCTGGTTCTCAAATGACAAAACAGTTGTGGAAATTGACACAATTTCACCTACAGCATATGATAAACAGTTTTAGGGAAGGAAAATCAAGATGGAGGATTAAGTTTTAAAGATGATGCGCGTCAAATATTACTTCCACAGCTATTTTATGATGAATAATAAATCTGCACTCAATGAATTTTATGATGATTAAAAGTAAATGAAGTCTTATTTTGGTATCAAATGTGTGTATCAATTAATATTATTATACAATTGTCATTTCCttagaatgttttaaaaaatcattaatatTCAATGAATATATGCTGTAGCTATGTCTAGGAGAATGTAAGCTAtatcttttttatgattttatttttcatcatgcCAGGATTTCTCTGAATACagtgttcttttatttttatacaacAGTACTGCATGAATTATAATAACTctttatttcctt encodes the following:
- the LOC125664154 gene encoding protein phosphatase 1 regulatory subunit 12A-like isoform X4 codes for the protein MGSRIRSRGHTGRERTHFDIQVRLFTDDKFPLKHVSGDMKISELKRYMEFAAGIPVHMQKISYLDAGELLQNSTIRSNDIVPGATLNLGVWPMWRELIEAASLNDIDWVFSLGVTNPTSYKTPQSDYMTRKAKKAWLEERAFLALYIAAHRGHEKLVKRLIEAGTDLNACTPCGRTALHVAASQGRGNIVDILLEKGADIDAEDEDSATALSIAAKFNHKSCERHLFLFRWQERAKRTKPSEEPDRMAHQFFDSAFPVWMKGNKLQLYMTNILPPGEFEGTRLNSPKKKVRNRGFTEEEIKTLERQRTEESFEIDADGFDEDGNYKLPVIREERQKTKSSLKSSVSYDDWLKKKKAVEQRAIDIKRAAEEKIRQEEEERKRLEAEKSQSYETWLAQRELEKKKVEFQRHKDDLPAANRGPGALRAYLRSLGRTRAGDTYEDWLDQKETEIDLYGDRVKSSKTVTV
- the LOC125664154 gene encoding protein phosphatase 1 regulatory subunit 12A-like isoform X2, producing the protein MGSRIRSRGHTGRERTHFDIQVRLFTDDKFPLKHVSGDMKISELKRYMEFAAGIPVHMQKISYLDAGELLQNSTIRSNDIVPGATLNLGVWPMWRELIEAASLNDIDWVFSLGVTNPTSYKTPQSDYMTRKAKKAWLEERAFLALYIAAHRGHEKLVKRLIEAGTDLNACTPCGRTALHVAASQGRGNIVDILLEKGADIDAEDEDSATALSIAAKFNHKSCERHLFLFRWQERAKRTKPSEEPDRMAHQFFDSAFPVWMKGNKLQLYMTNILPPGEFEGTRLNSPKKKVRNRGFTEEEIKTLERQRTEESFEIDADGFDEDGNYKLPVIREERQKTKSSLKSSVSYDDWLKKKKAVEQRAIDIKRAAEEKIRQEEEERDPELRRKRLEAEKSQSYETWLAQRELEKKKVEFQRHKDDLPAANRGPGALRAYLRSLGRTRAGDTYEDWLDQKETEIDLYGDRVKSSKTVTV
- the LOC125664154 gene encoding uncharacterized protein LOC125664154 isoform X3 yields the protein MGSRIRSRGHTGRERTHFDIQVRLFTDDKFPLKHVSGDMKISELKRYMEFAAGIPVHMQKISYLDAGELLQNSTIRSNDIVPGATLNLGVWPMWRELIEAASLNDIDWVFSLGVTNPTSYKTPQSDYMTRKAKKAWLEERAFLALYIAAHRGHEKLVKRLIEAGTDLNACTPCGRTALHVAASQGRGNIVDILLEKGADIDAEDEDSATALSIAAKFNHKSCERHLFLFRWQERAKRTKPSEEPDRMAHQFFDSAFPVWMKGNKLQLYMTNILPPGEFEGTRLNSPKKKVRNRGFTEEEIKTLERQRTEESFEIDADGFDEDGNYKLPVIREERQKTKSSLKSSVSYDDWLKKKKAVEQRAIDIKRAAEEKIRQEEEERRNEEKRLEAEKSQSYETWLAQRELEKKKVEFQRHKDDLPAANRGPGALRAYLRSLGRTRAGDTYEDWLDQKETEIDLYGDRVKSSKTVTV
- the LOC125664154 gene encoding protein phosphatase 1 regulatory subunit 12A-like isoform X1 codes for the protein MGSRIRSRGHTGRERTHFDIQVRLFTDDKFPLKHVSGDMKISELKRYMEFAAGIPVHMQKISYLDAGELLQNSTIRSNDIVPGATLNLGVWPMWRELIEAASLNDIDWVFSLGVTNPTSYKTPQSDYMTRKAKKAWLEERAFLALYIAAHRGHEKLVKRLIEAGTDLNACTPCGRTALHVAASQGRGNIVDILLEKGADIDAEDEDSATALSIAAKFNHKSCERHLFLFRWQERAKRTKPSEEPDRMAHQFFDSAFPVWMKGNKLQLYMTNILPPGEFEGTRLNSPKKKVRNRGFTEEEIKTLERQRTEESFEIDADGFDEDGNYKLPVIREERQKTKSSLKSSVSYDDWLKKKKAVEQRAIDIKRAAEEKIRQEEEERRNEDDPELRRKRLEAEKSQSYETWLAQRELEKKKVEFQRHKDDLPAANRGPGALRAYLRSLGRTRAGDTYEDWLDQKETEIDLYGDRVKSSKTVTV